CCGTATCGACTATGATCCCGAGATTATGCGGCATATTTACCTCCGTTGTGCTTCCGGCCACTTTTGAGCCGGGCTCTCTTTTTACGACCCCGCCTATAGATACGGCATTGCCGTGTACGCGGGCCGACGGTTTGAGTATTACCGAACCTCCGACGGCGACAACATCGTTTATAACTTCGCCTGCAATGGTGGCGGAGCCTCCAACTGCAGTGACGCTGTCGGCCAGAACTCCTTTTGCCAGGACCGCATTACTGCCTATTTTGACGATCTGAGGAGCGTTCAGGACATCGCTTCCCGCGGCTGATGCCGGCACGGGAATGATCAGCGCAAGGAACAGTGCGAACAGACACCGTTTAATACCCCCTCTTGGATCCACTTTATCCTCCTTTCCAAGTTATTATTGGCACTATTTTACAATAGGGCGCCGGGGTTTGCAAGTAAGCGGCTGCTGTGGTAAAATTTATGAAATTTTCAGGAAGGAGCTTTATTCATTATGAAGCAGTATTCTCCTGACAAGATCAAGAACACGGCTCTAATAGGCCACGCGGGATCGGGAAAAACCTCCATATCGGAGGCTTTTTTGTATGATGCAAAAGCCACTACCAGGCTTGGAAAAACTGAGGACGGGAGCACCGTTTCGGATTTTGATCCCGAGGAGATCAAGAGAAAGATAAGCATAAGGGCTACTGTGCTGCCCTTTGAATACAAAGAACACAAGATCAATCTGATAGATACGCCGGGGTATTCGGATTTTATTGGGGAAGCTGTCTCGTCGCTCTGGGCTGCCGATTCCGCGGTGTTCGTTGCCTGCGGCGTCAACGGGCTCGGCGTGGGGGCCTCCTCGCTCTGGCAATTGGCTGACAGGTACAATCTGCCCAGGATCATTGTGGTCAACAAACTGGACAAGGAAAGGTCTGATTTTTTCAGGGTCCTTGACACGCTTAGGGAAACATTCGGCAAGGATGTTGTTCCGGCGCAGATACCCATAGGCAGTGAAGCCGGATTTTTAGGCGTGGTAAATCTTTTGACCAAAAAGGCCTATAAGTTTGAGAACGGTGCCGCTATTGAGACGCCTGTTCCGGATGATATGAAGGATGCCGTTGAAAAATACAGGGAGATGCTGATAGAAGAGGTTGTTGAAATAGATGAAGAACTCCTGCAGGAGTTCATGGACAACAAGCCTATCTCAGACGAAGAAATAGTGAAAGCCTTTCAAAAATCCGTGGACCACAAGCAGGTCTATCCGGTGCTGTGCGCAAGCGCCGCAAAGAACATAGGGATAACGCTGCTTCTGGACGACATAATAAGGTGGCTTCCGGGAGCGGATGAAAGGCAGTTTGAGACGCTGACAGGAGAAAAAGTTCAGTGTTCACCTTCGGGAGCGTTCTCGGCCTATGTCTTTTCAACAGTGATCGAACCGCACATAGGGGAACTTTCTTTTGCCAGGATCTGCACGGGAACAGTGGCTCATTCCTCTGCCGTCTTTAATGCTTCAAAGAACACCTCGGACAGGGTAGGGCAGATACTCTCGATGAGGGGAAAGAACAGGGAAGAGCTGTCTTTAGGAAGCGCCGGAGATATTGTTGCTCTGCCAAAAATGAAAAGTGCAGCTACCGGCAATACTCTGTGCACACAGGCAAAAGCAGTGGTTTATAAGCCTGCCTTGTATCCTGAACCTCTGATGTCGATCTCGGTCAAGCCAAAGTCCAAGGCAGACCAGGAAAAGATGGGGACAGGGCTTAACACCCTAACCCACGAGGACCCCACCTTTAAGGTTTCGCACAATCTGGAGACCAAGGAGACCATAATTTCGGGCATGGGAGATGTCCATCTGGAGGTGATGCTCGAAAAGCAGAAAAGAAGGTACGGGATAGAGATAGAAGCAGGGGCTCCCAGGATACCGTACAGGGAAACGATAAAGGGAAAGACCAAAGCGCAGGGCAAATACAAAAAGCAGTCCGGAGGAAGAGGGCAGTACGGGGATTGCTGGCTTGAGATCGAGCCTCTGCCAAGGGGTTCGGGCTTCCAGTTCGCTGAAAAGATAGTAGGGGGTGCCATCCCAAGGAACTATATCCCGGCCATAGAAAAAGGCATAAAGGAGACCATGTTATCAGGGGTAGTGGCAGGCTATCCGGTGATGGATGTAAAGGTAACCGTATACGACGGCTCCTACCATGAAGTGGATTCTTCGGACCTGGCGTTCAAGATAGCAGGCTCAATGGGCTTCAAGAAAGGTTTTGCGGAGGCAAGGCCAACGATACTTGAGCCGATAATGAACATAGAGATCGTTGTCCCCGACGACTGCGTGGGCGATATTGTTTCTGATGTCAACAAAAGAAGGGGCAAGATACTGGGGATGGACCCGGGCCCGAGCAAACACCAGATAGTAAAGGCGCTTACTCCTTTTTCCGAAATAGCAAAATACGCCTCCGATCTGCGCTCTATCACAAGAGGCAGAGGATATTTTTCCTCAAAGTTCTCCCACTATGAGGAAGTCCCGGCAAAAACGCAGGCGGACCTTATATCAAAATATGCCGCATTAAAAGCGGCAGGGGAGCTTTCTGAAAGAAGCTGAACAGCACCATTAATCGAATAGGTTTTCTTGAAATTATCCGCAAGATCCCTCGATAGATATGCATGACAACAATAAAGGGGATCGACCTGACTGCGCGTCTGAGGCAAATAGAGCGGATGGGTGTATTTACGCCAAGGGAGACGGCCGGCGGAGCGCGCCACATAGACAGGATCCTTACAAGCGGCACGGAGCGTTTTGACAGCCTTGCGTCCCTGCCAAAAATAACGGTTTATAACCTGTCGTGCCTGTTGGGACTGGAGACGGATATTCTAAGAGCTGGAATAGATCCCGATTCATTTTCCTACGAACTGGAGAACAGGCCGATGTACTCCGGAGAGATCCATGAAAGGTTCTTTCGCGGGTATCCTGTAAATAACGGGGCAAGTTGGTCAAGATCGGGAGCAATGGACCTAAAACAGTGTTTGACTCGGACTGGATTTGCTCCGATTGTTTCGGGGGCTGATGTGCTGGCGCTTTGCGGAGGCTACGGATTTGGCCTGCTAAAAGTAGATCCGTTCTTTTCATCGTCAAACATGGTATTGCTTGACGCAAATGCGGACAACATTAGCAGGGCTATTGATATCTTTGACAAGGGTTCTTGCGGCATAATTGCGGAGGAGGAACCGGGATTGCGCTGCAGTACAGAGATAACGGCTGCAGGGATAATCTCTCCATTGCCGCTGTCCGCCGATCAAAGTCTGAATATGATCAGCACGGACTTTCAGGGATATTTTGACGCGGTTAAAGCTTTCAGGGAAAGGACATCGGCTCCTAACACATACAGGCTGTGCCTCTCAGATGCCCGGGCCGGCTTTCACGGGGTCCCTTTTGAGGACGAAACATTCAATGTGATTCTGATGCTTGGCGACTCGGAATTCGCGATGTCCTTGGATGACATGAGCCGCCTGATGTTTGAAGCCGTAAGAGTGTTGAACAGGGAACGGGGAGTTTTTATAATTGAATCAAATCATGTGAGCAGATATGCAAATGCCCTGCAGAATATCAGCGATCGGTTCCCGGCCTTTAGGTTGGGGCTCGTTCCCCTGGCAGGCAATGTGGATACCAATATGACCGTCGCTGTTGTAGGCATGGACCATTTTAATAACAATATGCGTTAAGAGTGCTGTATTTGTCAAAAATCTCGCCTGTGTTATAATCCCTTCATGAAAACCCGCCTTAGCGTTCCGGTCTATTTTGAGCGCAGAGTTAAAGATCCTGACTTTGTCCTTCTCCTCGTTCACGGAATGGGGGCGCATTCCGGAAGATGGGATTTTGCCGCGGACTATTTTCTTAAGCACAACATTTCATCTTATTCCATCGAACTTCAGGGCTATGGGCAGACAGAAGGGACAAAGGGACATATAGACAGTTTTAAGGAATACTATAAGGACCTTTTAGCCCTTTGTCAGATCATTAAGAACGAGAATCCAGGCAAAAAGGTGTGCATACTTGCCGAAAGCATGGGGGCCCTGATCTCATTCATCTTTGCATCGCGGCATCAGGGCCTTTTTAGCGGCCTTATCTGTATCTCTCCTGCCTTTGGCAACGGCATGACAATTTCCTTGTCCGATTACTTAAGGATGATCATGTCCTTGTTCTATAACAAGAAAAAGCGTTTTGTGATGCCTTTTACCTCGAAGATGTGCACGCGCGATGAGGCTTATCAAAAGGCCATGGACAATGATCCAAGGGAACACCGGTTCGCTACTTCCGGCACGCTCTGGGAGATAGTTAAAGCTCAGCTCATGGCGCCTTTTGCCGCAAGAAGGCTCAAGCTCCCGGTGCTGTTTTTGGCTGCGGGGGACATTAGGGATAAACTGGTGAGCGTTGCCGCAGAAAAGAAGATATTTGGCCTGTTAAAGAAGAACGATCCTGCCAACAAATTCATCCAGTATCCCGAGATGCTGCACGCGCTTTCTATAGATGAAGGAAGGGAAAAGGTCTTTGGTGATATATTGGGGTGGGCGAGGGTTTTATGAAATACATCTTATCAATAGATCAGGGGACCACCGGCAGCCGTGCGGTTGTCTATGACAAAAAAGGAAAGAGCGTGGCCTGGTCATACCACGAATTCCCGCAGTATTTTCCAAAGCCCGGCTGGGTCGAACATGATCCCGAAGAGATATGGGAAAGCGTTAACAAGTCCATTCAGGCTGTTTTGAAAAAGGTCGACCCGTCCTCGATCAAGGCTATAGGCATCACCAATCAAAGAGAGACCACCGTTGTCTGGGATAAGAAAACAGGAAAACCGGTCTATAACGCGATAGTGTGGCAGTGCAGGAGAACGGCGGGCAGAGCTGAAGAGCTGAAGGCTGAAGGCATAAGTAGGAAGGTCAAAGACAAAACCGGGCTTCCTATTGATGCATATTTTTCGGCGACGAAGATAGAGTGGATCCTAAACAGGGTCAAAGGTGTAGGGTATAGGGTGCAGAGTGAAAATCTTTTATTTGGCACAACAGACTCATGGATATTGTGGAAGCTGACGGGGGGAAAGGTCCACGCGACGGATTATACGAACGCGTCGCGGACGATGCTGTTTAATATTACTACATTAAAGTGGGATGAAGAGCTGTTGAAATTATTCAAGGTCCCCAAAAGCATGCTTCCTGAAGTCAAGCCCTCTTCCGGTCTATTCGGAAATACAGTAAAGATCGGAAGGCTTCCTGCGGGTGTGCCGATATCCGGGATCGCGGGTGACCAGCAGGCGGCATTGTTCGGACAGACCTGTTTTGAGCCCGGTTCGGTAAAGAACACATACGGGACTGGGGCTTTTCTTCTGTTGAACACGGGAAAGAAACGGGTAAACTCAAAACACGGCCTCATAACAACGCTTGGCTGTGATGCAAAAGGAAGACCGTGCTATGTTCTTGAGGGCTCGATTTTTATAGCTGGCGCCGCTATCCAGTGGCTTCGCGACGGACTGCGGATCATTAATAGATCTTCAGAATCAGAAAAAATGGCTCATTCTCTTAAAGACAATGAAGGCGTGTATTTTGTTCCTGCGCTGACGGGACTTGGCGCGCCGTATTGGAGGCCGGATGCAAGAGGGCTTATAACCGGGATAACAAGAGGAACAAAAAGGGAACATCTGGTCAGGGCCGCTCTTGAAGCCATGTGCTACAGCACAAAAGATGTTATAGCCGCAATGCAAAAGGATTCGCTCCTCAAAATAAAAGAATTGAAGATAGACGGTGGAGCGGCTGCAAACGACTTCCTTTGCCAATTCCAGGCTGATATCCTCGGCTGCCGGGTCGTAAGGCCAAAAGTTATCGAGACCACTTCGCTGGGAGCCGCGTATCTGGCGGGCCTGTCGGTTGGATATTGGAAAAACACGGATGAGATCAAAAAATGCTGGATAAAGGGAAAGGTCTTTAACCAGGCTAAGAATAGATCTAATGCTAAGATGCTTTATGGCGGCTGGATTAACGCTGTGAGCAGAACAATAAATGAGTGACCTTGATGTTGTCATCATCGGAGCAGGCGTTGTCGGAACCTCTATCGCCCGCGAACTGTCAAGATATAAACTCAGTATCGCTGTGCTCGAAAAGGAGATTGAGCCTGCTTTCGGCGTTTCAAAATCAAACAGCGGTATAATCCACCCCGGAACCCAGAACCCTTCAAACTTACTCAAGGGAAAGCTCTGTGTCTTGGGCAACAAATTGACAAGAAAACTCTCTAAGGAACTGGACCTGGATTTTAAGGAAGTAGGGGAGTTGATCGTAATATTTGATGAGGCGGATGCCCCTAAACTTTTAGAGATCAAAGAGGAAGCGGAAAAACTGGGCGTTCCGGGACTAAGGATAGTGGATCGGCAGTGGCTTGATAAGAACGAGCCCAATCTTTCTTCAAATGTACTTGCGGCTCTGTATGCGCCTACCGCGGGCATCATCAGTCCTTACCGGCTGGTTTATGCTCTGGCGGAAAACGCGGCTGCAAACGGGGTGGAGGTGTTCGCAGATGCCAAGGTTGTGCGCATTGATTATAGGGGCACGCGGCCGCGTGCCCGTACGCCAGATCAATATAAATTCATCATATCCACCCCGTTTGCCGAATACAGGTCGCGATATGTCATAAATTGTGCCGGTTTGTTTGCGGACAAGATATCCCGCATGGTCGGGATAGATGATTTTACGATCAAGCCGAGAAAGGGACAGGAATTTCTTCTGGATAAGAAAAAGGAGCATATGGCAAATCATCTCCTTTTTCCCCTGCCGGGCAGGCATTCAAAAGGCGTTCTCATCATCAAGACCTCTGACGGCAATCCTATGATAGGCCCCACGGCAGAAGAGGTTGAGGATAAAGAAGATCTTTCAACTTCTTCCAAAGGCCTTGAGACCGTTCTGGAAAATGTGAAAAAAATGATGCCCTCTATTGAGGAGAACGATATCATTGCATATTTTGCGGGGCTTCGTCCCGTTGCGGGAGAGGATTTTATTATCAGGCATGAGGATAAAGTGCCCGGCTTTATTAATGTGGCAGGGATACAATCTCCCGGCCTTACTGCGGCTCCCGCAATAGCTCTGACGGTAAAAGAATTGCTCAAAAAGAACGGATTGCGATTAAAGAAAAAGCTCTTCTTTAAAAAACATCGCAGGCCGGTCCCGCGTTCGGACGGAGACATTGTCTGCAGGTGCGAGACGGTTTCTGCCGGCCAAATAAAGGATGCGATAAAACGGGGCGCAAGAACGCTTGATGGGATAAAGTTCAGGACGCGGTGTCAGGCAGGAAGATGCCACGGAGGATTTTGCACAGCAAGAGCGATGCGGATATTGTCCGAAGAAACGGGGATCCCTTTGCAGCAGATAACTAAAAGAGGCAAAGGGTCAGAGGTCATAAAAGATGAGAGAGCGTGACCTTGTAATAGTGGGCGGAGGGCCGGCGGGAATGGCCGCTGCCCTGTCCGCATATGAAAACGGGATCAAAGATATCCTGATACTTGAGCGCGACCAGTATCTGGGAGGGATCTTGAACCAATGTATTCACACAGGATTTGGACTGGAATATTTTAAGGAAGTTCTTACGGGGCCGGAATACGCGGACAGATTCATTAACAAAGTCAAAGCGGTCGCGGATATCGAGGTCAGTCTTAAGACATTTGTTGTGGGTTTGAAAGTTTGTGACCCGAACATGAATGTTCGGCTCCAACGGTCTGAACGGGAGCCGACGCTTCAGCGTCGGGATCTAGTTATTTCCTATATTAAACCGGGAAAGAGGGAAAAGATCAGGGCTAAGGCTATTATAATGTCTACCGGGTGCAGGGAGAGAACAAGAGAGATGATCCATATCCCCGGCACGCGCCCCGCGGGCATCTTTAACGCGGGCCTTGCTCAAAAGATGATAAATGTAGAGGGCTGGCTGCCCGGGAAGCAGGTCATCATAATCGGCTCAGGGGATATCGGGCTGATAATGGCCCGTAGGTTAACCCTGGAAGGGGCGCAGGTAAAGGCTGTTATAGAGGTGGAGAATAGATCCAGAGGCCTTGCAAGAAATATCGCTCAGTGTGTGGAAGACTTTGACATACCTATCTATTACCGCCATAAGGTCGCAAAGATATACGGCAAGGACAGGGTGGAAGGTGTTGATATTATTAAGGTGGGTGATGATTTGCGAGAGGTTCCAAACAGCGGCTTTACGATAGATTGTGATACCATTCTCGTTTCGGTAGGATTAATTCCCGAGAATGAATTAATAGAAATGGCTGGCGTTGAAATAGACAAGAAAACTAATTCCCCGGTCTCAAAACAACTTAACCAGACCTCTGTTCCCGGAATATTTGTTTGCGGCAATTCGTATAAGGTCTATGACATAGTGGATTCCGTCACAAAAGACAGCTATGAATGCGGCAGAACGGCGGCGGAGTATCTGAGCAGGGGCAAGGGGCAAGGGTATAGGGTTCAGGGGGCTAAGAGATGATAAAAACATTGACATGCATAGAATGCCCAAAGGGCTGCAGACTTTCTGTTGAAGTGGAGAATGGTAAAGCTGTAAAAGTGACAGGCAATCAATGTGCAAAAGGCGGCAAATACGGGAAAAGCGAGGTCGAAAACCCCGAGAGGATACTGACCTCTGTAGTTTCGGCGGAAGGCCTTCAGCTAAGAATGGTGCCTGTCAGGACCAATAAACCTATTCCAAAGTCCAAACTTTTCGAGGCAATGGAGAGGATAAAGAAAATGAAGCTAATAAAGCCGATAAAAGCCGGAGAGGTCTTAGAAAAGGATTTTGTGATCTCAGGAGTTGATCTGGTTGCGACTAGAACCCCAGGACCATTCTGAAAAAGGTCGCCATTACTTCGGCATCCCGGTGGACCGATGCTTTGTCGGCAGCCTCAAAGTTAACGGTCAGAGGCGATGGATTACCTGCCCTGTGCCTTTCAGTAATAATAAGTTTAACCACAGAAAGAAGCTCTAAAGCTTCGGGAGAATCAAGCGCGCTGCTCAACGGCCTGTGGCAATCGATCCAGACGCCTTCATCTTCTTTTACTGGCAGTGCGATGTGGAGTTCCCTGAAACGCTCTATTCCGATCAGATCTATCAGATCCTCAGCGTATTTAACGGAACCTCCTCTTGCAGCTACATTGTTGGCCGTTACCATTGCGTGCCCTATGTCAAACAAAAAGGAACACCCCGATCTTTTGAGGATCGAAGCGATAAAAGAAGGTTGTGTTACATGTTCGTATGAGCAGGCTCCCGATCCGGCTGGAGTTTTATAATCCATATTTTCCAGTAATATAGGAAAACCCGCTGAAGTGGGCAGATTGCTATTGAGAGCCTCCAGCGCGTCAATGAATCTCAAGAAAACCTCATTTTGGTCAAGAATAGCGCATTCAGGGTAAGAAATGCCAAGATCGTAGTCAAGCCTTGTTGTTTCGCAGGCATCGCACAGATGAAATGAAATTGCTGCAAGGTCCCGTCCTTCCAAAAACCTGTAAAGACGGCTTTGCGGCTTGCCAAGATAATCCGCAGTTAGCGGGCAGCAAAGATTTGGCATGAACCTGGTGCCTTCATTATCAAAGAGGAACACGGCATGCACGCTGGTTTGGTCATCCGGCAGAAAATGAGGTCCGGGTTCGGGATCTTCTGCAAGGTTCCAGTTGACTATCTCCCTGTGGACTATCCTTGGGTCATCCCCGAAAAGTCGGGAAAACTTTTGTGCTGCTGTCCTTGCTCCCCGGTTCTCGGGAAGGTTAAGGTCCATCCTGAGGTCCCTGGTAAAACTGAACCTGATGTTGGCTGAGGCCAGCGCTTCTAAAAACCCTGTTTTGAGCGGCTTTGTCGTGTATGATCGTGCAATTCTCAAGCTTTCCCCTTTATCTGTTCAACGATGCAAATACAAACATCTATCGGAGACATTTTAAGAAGATTTCATATCTGTTATAATAATAATGAAATGCCAATATACGAATACAAATGCAGAAAATGCGACAAGATATTTGAGGAGTTCCAGGGTATCCATGAAAAGCCGCTTAAATACTGTCCCGTTTGCAAGGGAAGGCTTCAGAAGCTTTTTTCTACGGTAGGGATCTCATTTAAGGGATCTGGGTTCTATGTGACAGACAGCAGAAAGAGCGCGGCCTCCTCTAAAAGCGTTCCTTCCGGTAAAAGTAATATACCCTCAAAACCTGCTTCTCTAGCGGTAAAGCCGTCTGTCAAGGAATAATACCCGGAAAGAGCCTGTCCAGGAAAGCTGTTATATTAGGCAACTGCAAAATTATTACAATAACAAGACCTGCAAGTCCTGTTACGGCGTTCACATATTTGCCGTTAATTTCAAAAGCCGACCTTGCTATTGACAGAAGGGCTCTCGGGCACCCTCTGCAGAAAAAATATCTATCGGAGGGGTATGTGCAGATAACCTCGTCAAAGTAAAGGCATTTTCTGCCTCCGCTCTTGGGAGGCTCCACCGTCCTGGCCTGCGCCGACTTTCCCTCAAGATGGACCTCTAATATATCTTCGCCCATGGCCTCCACCTCTTTGCCGTATATCGCTTCAAACACTGCCGAATTTCACTTTTTTGCATTGTCTATTGACAAGTCCTCTGATATGTAGTAAATTATTATCTGTATGGTGAAAAACAGCACCTGACAATTCAGGATCTCACGGGCAGACCGATGACAGCAATACGCGCCGTGAGGCGCTTTTTCTTCGCCAAAAAGTCCTGAAGCCGAGAACGGAGTTCAACGTTTCAGATGGCTTTGAACCTTGAAAACTAAATAAGGTGATCCGCGCAATTTTTGTGTGTGATAGATACAGATTATTTACAACTGCCTGCCCGCAACGCCTACGCGTAGCGGTGGCAGGCGGGCGTTAATATGTGGTTGTGGGACAAGATATTAAGGGCACATGGAGGATACCTAGGCTACTTGAGGCGAAGAAGGACGCGTGTGGCGGCGATACGCTCCGGGGAGCTGTCAAACAAGCTTTGATCCGGAGGTCTCCGAATGGGACAACCTGCTCCGTTTAATAACGGAGCGTCACAATCGCGAACCGGACGAACTGAAACATCTTAGTAATCCGAGGAAAATAAATCAACCGAGATTTCCAGAGTAGCGGCGAGCGAAATGGAAACAGCCTAAACCTTGTAAGATCATAGCCTGCAGGCGTTTTTTACGAGGTGTCGCGGGGCCCCCTTTTTCCGGCTGCAAACGGGAAGAAAAGTTACAAATCCTTATCCTAGCAGAAGTCTTTGGGAAGAGACGCCATAGAATGTGATAGCCATGTAAGCGAAAAGGTAAGGACTTTTTGGGGAGTTCCCAAGTACCACGGGACACGAGAAATCCTGTGGGAATCCGGGTGGACCATCATCCAAGGCTAAATACTACAAGTAGACCGATAGCGAACTAGTACCGTGAGGGAAAGGTGAAAAGAACCCCTGGTGGGGAGTGAAATAGAACATGAAACCGTGTGCCTACAAGCAGTCAGAGGGCCGACTTGTCGGCCTGATGGCGTGCCTATTGAAGAATGAGCCGG
The sequence above is drawn from the Candidatus Margulisiibacteriota bacterium genome and encodes:
- the fusA gene encoding elongation factor G, which encodes MKQYSPDKIKNTALIGHAGSGKTSISEAFLYDAKATTRLGKTEDGSTVSDFDPEEIKRKISIRATVLPFEYKEHKINLIDTPGYSDFIGEAVSSLWAADSAVFVACGVNGLGVGASSLWQLADRYNLPRIIVVNKLDKERSDFFRVLDTLRETFGKDVVPAQIPIGSEAGFLGVVNLLTKKAYKFENGAAIETPVPDDMKDAVEKYREMLIEEVVEIDEELLQEFMDNKPISDEEIVKAFQKSVDHKQVYPVLCASAAKNIGITLLLDDIIRWLPGADERQFETLTGEKVQCSPSGAFSAYVFSTVIEPHIGELSFARICTGTVAHSSAVFNASKNTSDRVGQILSMRGKNREELSLGSAGDIVALPKMKSAATGNTLCTQAKAVVYKPALYPEPLMSISVKPKSKADQEKMGTGLNTLTHEDPTFKVSHNLETKETIISGMGDVHLEVMLEKQKRRYGIEIEAGAPRIPYRETIKGKTKAQGKYKKQSGGRGQYGDCWLEIEPLPRGSGFQFAEKIVGGAIPRNYIPAIEKGIKETMLSGVVAGYPVMDVKVTVYDGSYHEVDSSDLAFKIAGSMGFKKGFAEARPTILEPIMNIEIVVPDDCVGDIVSDVNKRRGKILGMDPGPSKHQIVKALTPFSEIAKYASDLRSITRGRGYFSSKFSHYEEVPAKTQADLISKYAALKAAGELSERS
- a CDS encoding alpha/beta fold hydrolase, encoding MKTRLSVPVYFERRVKDPDFVLLLVHGMGAHSGRWDFAADYFLKHNISSYSIELQGYGQTEGTKGHIDSFKEYYKDLLALCQIIKNENPGKKVCILAESMGALISFIFASRHQGLFSGLICISPAFGNGMTISLSDYLRMIMSLFYNKKKRFVMPFTSKMCTRDEAYQKAMDNDPREHRFATSGTLWEIVKAQLMAPFAARRLKLPVLFLAAGDIRDKLVSVAAEKKIFGLLKKNDPANKFIQYPEMLHALSIDEGREKVFGDILGWARVL
- the glpK gene encoding glycerol kinase GlpK, which translates into the protein MKYILSIDQGTTGSRAVVYDKKGKSVAWSYHEFPQYFPKPGWVEHDPEEIWESVNKSIQAVLKKVDPSSIKAIGITNQRETTVVWDKKTGKPVYNAIVWQCRRTAGRAEELKAEGISRKVKDKTGLPIDAYFSATKIEWILNRVKGVGYRVQSENLLFGTTDSWILWKLTGGKVHATDYTNASRTMLFNITTLKWDEELLKLFKVPKSMLPEVKPSSGLFGNTVKIGRLPAGVPISGIAGDQQAALFGQTCFEPGSVKNTYGTGAFLLLNTGKKRVNSKHGLITTLGCDAKGRPCYVLEGSIFIAGAAIQWLRDGLRIINRSSESEKMAHSLKDNEGVYFVPALTGLGAPYWRPDARGLITGITRGTKREHLVRAALEAMCYSTKDVIAAMQKDSLLKIKELKIDGGAAANDFLCQFQADILGCRVVRPKVIETTSLGAAYLAGLSVGYWKNTDEIKKCWIKGKVFNQAKNRSNAKMLYGGWINAVSRTINE
- a CDS encoding NAD(P)/FAD-dependent oxidoreductase, with product MSDLDVVIIGAGVVGTSIARELSRYKLSIAVLEKEIEPAFGVSKSNSGIIHPGTQNPSNLLKGKLCVLGNKLTRKLSKELDLDFKEVGELIVIFDEADAPKLLEIKEEAEKLGVPGLRIVDRQWLDKNEPNLSSNVLAALYAPTAGIISPYRLVYALAENAAANGVEVFADAKVVRIDYRGTRPRARTPDQYKFIISTPFAEYRSRYVINCAGLFADKISRMVGIDDFTIKPRKGQEFLLDKKKEHMANHLLFPLPGRHSKGVLIIKTSDGNPMIGPTAEEVEDKEDLSTSSKGLETVLENVKKMMPSIEENDIIAYFAGLRPVAGEDFIIRHEDKVPGFINVAGIQSPGLTAAPAIALTVKELLKKNGLRLKKKLFFKKHRRPVPRSDGDIVCRCETVSAGQIKDAIKRGARTLDGIKFRTRCQAGRCHGGFCTARAMRILSEETGIPLQQITKRGKGSEVIKDERA
- a CDS encoding FAD-dependent oxidoreductase encodes the protein MRERDLVIVGGGPAGMAAALSAYENGIKDILILERDQYLGGILNQCIHTGFGLEYFKEVLTGPEYADRFINKVKAVADIEVSLKTFVVGLKVCDPNMNVRLQRSEREPTLQRRDLVISYIKPGKREKIRAKAIIMSTGCRERTREMIHIPGTRPAGIFNAGLAQKMINVEGWLPGKQVIIIGSGDIGLIMARRLTLEGAQVKAVIEVENRSRGLARNIAQCVEDFDIPIYYRHKVAKIYGKDRVEGVDIIKVGDDLREVPNSGFTIDCDTILVSVGLIPENELIEMAGVEIDKKTNSPVSKQLNQTSVPGIFVCGNSYKVYDIVDSVTKDSYECGRTAAEYLSRGKGQGYRVQGAKR
- a CDS encoding DUF1667 domain-containing protein, which produces MIKTLTCIECPKGCRLSVEVENGKAVKVTGNQCAKGGKYGKSEVENPERILTSVVSAEGLQLRMVPVRTNKPIPKSKLFEAMERIKKMKLIKPIKAGEVLEKDFVISGVDLVATRTPGPF
- a CDS encoding DUF692 family multinuclear iron-containing protein; translation: MRIARSYTTKPLKTGFLEALASANIRFSFTRDLRMDLNLPENRGARTAAQKFSRLFGDDPRIVHREIVNWNLAEDPEPGPHFLPDDQTSVHAVFLFDNEGTRFMPNLCCPLTADYLGKPQSRLYRFLEGRDLAAISFHLCDACETTRLDYDLGISYPECAILDQNEVFLRFIDALEALNSNLPTSAGFPILLENMDYKTPAGSGACSYEHVTQPSFIASILKRSGCSFLFDIGHAMVTANNVAARGGSVKYAEDLIDLIGIERFRELHIALPVKEDEGVWIDCHRPLSSALDSPEALELLSVVKLIITERHRAGNPSPLTVNFEAADKASVHRDAEVMATFFRMVLGF
- a CDS encoding FmdB family zinc ribbon protein, producing MPIYEYKCRKCDKIFEEFQGIHEKPLKYCPVCKGRLQKLFSTVGISFKGSGFYVTDSRKSAASSKSVPSGKSNIPSKPASLAVKPSVKE